AatagaccatggcactaagtACCATGCCTAGTGTTtctttaaacacttccagggacagtgcCCCCACCGGGCTTTTGACGATCCAAGGCACCTTCAGCCACATAGCAACATAGGTTTAGGGGTTGGTGGCTCCTGAGAGAGGGACTGGTTGTCTGCCTGGAACCAGGCAGGTTCTCTGACCTCCACCTGTGAAAGAGGACTTAGATCTCTTCTGATTCCTGAACCTTCTCACCACCGCTGCAGCTTATTCATgccattatttttaatgttatcttgtattttttatatattaagGGATACTAAGTAAAGATtaaattggtttttttatttgcatttgttcAAATTCATTTATAGAGCAATTTgagtcagaaaataataaaatctgaaaaattattaaaatgtaaGAGCCCAGACAATATTAAACAACATATTTTGGGTTTCAAAGAGATTTTGAGCAAGGTTTTAGTTGAGGTTTAGTTAACAAAAGGAGACATAGTTAATATAATGTGCTTCTGGGTAATTATTAGGTACACCagtattataatatattaaggggggttttgtttgctttattttgttctgaaataaaTAGATGCAAATTGCAAACACTTGAGATGTGGCTTAGACATCAGGATGTTACATGGATTTTCTGTAACCAAACACTTTTGTTCTTGCCTTTAAGGTCAGCATTAGTCACCTGTGCTTGCTTGTTGAGTACAGCTTTGTTCATTTCAGCACACAATTAtgtgtgttttcttccccaCCATCAAAACACCCTGCTCACAGGCCTCACTGCCAGGCAGAGACAAAGCCCAACATGTCCTCATATACAAATACTGAATTTTCACAGTGTTTCCCAAGCATATCTCTATTTTGTAGAAAAGTGTGAAGCTGTCCCTATAAACTTGTTAAACAAAATCAATGTGGATTTTAGCTATTTAGAGATTACAGAAAGAGTTGAACCCACCACTATGATATTGTACAAATGAGTGATACTGGTAGTAGTACTGAagacagcaaaaggaaagaaacaaacagacTCCAGGTTTTACGTTCAGAAAAGCCCTTTCTATTTCCATCCCTTAAAATGCATCACCTAAGTACAGCAAAAGATCAGGGTGATGAAGAAAACCAGCTGAAGCAGAATGACTCTTCCAAGGTTGTTTTGCACTGGGAGAGAGAGTGAGTAAGCAGAGACtcacaagcagcaaaacacCACTGGGGATTGGCTAGATCTGAGACTTTCAGCTAATTCTTCTCTCATGCAGACCTTCAACCTTACCATCTCAGTACAGCTCGTTGCCAGGTAGCCAGTAGCAATTAAGAAAGCAACCCATTTTCCATTATCATCCCCACTctcaatgcaaaaaaaaaaaaaaaaaaaaaaaaaaaaaaaaaaaaaaaatccacattataTTATCTTCCTTTATTAGGACAGCCTATTACCAAGGAGTTTTTCTCTGCTCCATGTGCTGAAAAGAGTTTTGCACAGCTGTCTGTgatcccacagcagctgatgaGACGCCGTGCTGAGTTTGTAAACAGGGTGGTTTCAGCCACCCTGCCTTTTTTCTGCCGGAACAGCTGTCCCCCAAAATGCTTCTCCAAGTCTGCCTGATAAcacagctgcctcctgcagagCAACTCCCCAGATACATCTGCGGGCCCAGgggatgtgctggagctgcGCTACAAACTCAGTCTTGTGCCCAGCACCTCTCGTGACAGTGCAGACACACGCTGGAATATCCCACACTCATTTCTTCTCCCCCCTTCCAGCCCTCTTCCCCCCCAAAAGATCCCGAATACTTTACATAAGTGCTCAGAGGCCCAGCAGGCTCTGTGATATGCAACAGCTCTTTTGTAACGGGGACAAAAATAAGCAGCTTGTTCTTTCCGGTCTGAGCCGAGAGTCTCAAGTTTCAGCTCCTCCTTCACATTCCAggcctgcccaggctgctctccaaaGATTTCAAAAATGGAGCCTCTCACAACTAGTTATCCTCTGAAATACTCAGTGCACAAAGCTAGGATCTTTGTTGTCTTCCTGTCAATGGTTTTGTGCACCACCATTCTCTGCCTGCTGCAACTCAGGTTTTTTAAGCCTAAAATcaaagatttttattcttttgaagTCAAGGATTCACGAGGAAGGATTATTTCCTTGGAGAAGTACAGAGGGAAAGTAAGTtattctttcactttttctgtCTTGAATCCATACTGACAAAAAATGTGCATGTTTCTAGATAAATAAAAGGCTTGGTTATGGGAGGTTCTGGCAGAGATTTTTGCTAAATTCCTGTTCTTCATaaagaaagctggagaaaaCTTATTTTATCTAGGCCTGTTCCAGGAATCAAGTATTAGATCTAGCAAatcaagaaaagaaattgtATTATTTAGCACAGGGCAATGCAGCTTAACTGGCAAATTGGTGGATTTTAATCTTAATTAAGAATGTTGGTTGTGGATTTTGGAAGTTTATCTAGTAAATACGATTTTAGTGCATGTCCTAAATATCtgcttttttaaatgcttataTATAAACAAAGCTGTAAGATTAAGTTTATGGGTTTACTTACAGATTGTCTGAAAGCAAATCTCTTCAGCTGCTTTCATCTTTGTCTGTTTAATGAAATGATGATCAGGCACATTATGTTTAGCCTTCTGACAGGAACCATCATGATAATGAGAAATGTCATTTTAAGGTTTAATAGTGATCTTTACAAAATCTATAGGCTTTTTCCTTACTAGACTAAATAATAGCTAATAACTAAATAGCTCATCACTAATAACTGAAGTTATTctaactttatttttctgaaggcaACTTTGGTTGTAAACGTGGCCAGTTACTGCCAGTACACAGACAAAAATTACATCGCACTGCAAGAGCTGCACAGAGAGTTTGGTCCCTCCCACTTCACTGTGCTGGCGTTTCCCTGCAACCAGTTCGGAGAATCAGAGCCTAGCTCAAGCCAGGAAATAGAATCCTTTGCCAGAGGAAACTATGGAGTAACATTCCCTGTTTTCCACAAAATCAAGATCCTAGGATCAGAAGCAGATCCAGCCTTTAAATTTCTAATAGGtaactgttttcttttatgtaCCAAGCTGTCTGTAACCTTGGTAATCTCATTGAATCCAGGCTGcatgtttttttcaggaaacatTGAAGTCTTCACAAACTATGGAGACAAACAGGCATTTAGCATACAATTGCTGTCATTTTAATTTGGATATCAAAAATATGGGCTAAAGAATTGTGTCCTGAAAACATCAGTTTCTCCTCACTGCTTATAAAAACAGTCTGCTCTGACCAGCCCAGCTAGAAACATCCATTTTGCTAGAAATGCTAGAGCTAGAAACTTCCCCTTACAAAATCCTATTTCAAAGTACatgatttttattataaaaaagaCTTTTCTTATGGACAAAAATGTAGATATGGGGGTCATAAAATTACCAGAAGATTTTATATAAAAACACATGCAGATGAGATTTTTAGCTGGGTGCTACATCGACCTATATGTAAACTGTGTTGTAAAGCAGGTTTACATATACTAGTTATATATAACTACTGATTTGTATTAATTTGTCATGTAAACTTCAGGACCTAGCCTGCAAATCCTGCATGAATACAGGGAGCATTTACAGACTTAGAACCTCATATTCTATtgagcaaaataaaattctctctCCCTTCAGTTGACCAAAGTTTCACAGACTCAAAGCCACCTTGAAAAGCCTCTCTGAATTTTCCTGAACTTTGATCAGGTTTTGAACCATATTGatatatgaaataaaaagaaagcttAAACATAACCCCTTTCTGACACTCCACTTTGCccagaaaataaagcagcaaagaTTCCAAACCTGTGTTCCATCTCCTTGCCTTCCGAGTCCATTTCACTCTCTCACAGTGCTTCTTGTTAAAGAACTATTTCAATACCTAAATGAAATCTTTCCCATAACTCTTATGTGCTATTTGCCCCAAGACAGTTCCTATGTActtgaaaattgtttttattgAGGAATCATTTAGGGTCAACCATTGTCATTGTAACTGTGTTAGTTCCTACCTCCTCTTAGGCATGCTAGTAAAAGCCTCATGTAACTTTGTTGCCCTGAGTTGCCGGATGTCCAGTGGAATTACTGAGTTTTCTCTCAGTTCTTTATAGAAAAGACTCAAACAAAAAGGCACCCGCTCTGTGTGATGAATCCAGGTTCTAAATATCAGTGCCATCAGTGTTAAACATTGGTACCTAAAAGAAAATAGTTCtactcaatttttttatttgacgTGTGGTTTACCTACAAGAAGATCTTTTGGTACTTcaatattctaaaataaagtttttctcttcctgcaTTCTTGAGTTTCACATTAAATTCCTGTGCATTTTCAATTAAATTACCTGTTTTATTCATGTTGCTGTTCTGACAATCAGAAGGCTGAACATCATGCTATACCACCCTTTTGTGCCTGTGACCACTAGCAAGAGGGTGACAACGGCATTGTGCAAAAATCTAGTGCAAAATTAGCCCACCTGAAGCACAAATGTGGTGCCAAAATTCAATCCattgcttaaaaaaatctgtttagtGTTCAGCACCGTTCCCAACCAAACACTTGTCCTCCATTCAAAGTCTACTGGAGCCTTTTTCGAAAGAAGCCTAATTAAGCCATCACCAGTACAACTTCCTGCTCCCATCTCACTTTCCAAAACTGACACCAAAGTAGGGGTTCCCTATATAAATATGCAGCCCTCGTATCTTCTTCCCTAGGAAGTATAGAACAGTCAAAGTAGGAACTCTTTAACAGTTCGCAGGAATAGGGGAGCATCGCTGACTTCCAGCTTTTCAGATCATTAGCAGCAATCAGTAAATCCATGCCCAGGCTACTAGCAAAGAGTATTGGTGGGATTACTTCAACATAAATAGTCAAAGAATCAGTGTGGGGCCTGAAGACAATTCAAGATGTAAGTCACTAAAATTACCTGATTTCATTCTTACAGATTCTTCAAAGAAAGAGCCTCGATGGAATTTCTGGAAGTACCTTGTTAGCCCTGAGGGTAAAGTTGTGAAATTCTGGAGACCTGAAGAGCCAATAGAAAGTATCAAACCAGAGGTAACATCATTAATCAGGCAGATCAtcatgaagaaaagagaagaccTCTGAAAAAGCCATTCAACACCAGAAGTGTACAGCCTTTCTATTGCTGAGAAATGTTGCTAGAAGCTAAACCATCAGGTGATTTTGCTACTCTTTTAACTTTGGTGTTTGCCATTTGTCTGCTCGTTctggagtggctcctgcagtggCCTCGAGAACAGCGGAGTTACTGACACAGCGAGGCACTCAGTACACTGCAGGGAGGGACCAGCAATTTGCATAGAGGGtttatgatttctttttctgaattgcTGACAATAGCTAATTAAAATTGTCACCAGCAGGTAAATAGTTAGAAAGAAGGTTTATTAATAAATGTTGCATATTTACACaagttttttcccccattataCCAGTAACACAAAGATCTTATACTCCATTAACACATAATTGCCCTGCCATGAAAGACATGGGATCCAGAGACATCCATAGCAGGGTTTCACATATGTAACTGAAGATACCAGTTTTGTAATATCTTCTCAAGGAAGACTACTGAATTGTGAAGCTGCCGGTTGCAAAAAAAATGTGcatagaaaataaaactattaaaagaagaaaataaaagaaataaagtttgCTTGCTGCTTCATATTTTGcatatttcatttcagttttcctaCACCTTTAAAGTGTTCAATCTTCTCCATAGATTTGTGCGGCAGTACAGTGCCTCAGATGtgagctcctctcctgctgggtTATTTCTCTTCTGACCTGGATGAAGGCAGGGCCTGTGTAAATATTCATGGTTGCTTACAGAAGGATTCAAGGGGCAACAAAAATCAAGAGCCTGGCACTCTAACAGACATCTTTCTGAGGCTATTGAAAACAATGCTCCCCAGCCACCCATCCACCTCTCATCTCTAGAATAAAATGGCAATCTTCAAGGAGAGGTAGAAGAAGAGGAAGCAGGCTCCAGGCTCAAGCCCCACTCTTCCCACCTTGC
This genomic window from Zonotrichia leucophrys gambelii isolate GWCS_2022_RI chromosome Z, RI_Zleu_2.0, whole genome shotgun sequence contains:
- the GPX8 gene encoding probable glutathione peroxidase 8, with amino-acid sequence MEPLTTSYPLKYSVHKARIFVVFLSMVLCTTILCLLQLRFFKPKIKDFYSFEVKDSRGRIISLEKYRGKATLVVNVASYCQYTDKNYIALQELHREFGPSHFTVLAFPCNQFGESEPSSSQEIESFARGNYGVTFPVFHKIKILGSEADPAFKFLIDSSKKEPRWNFWKYLVSPEGKVVKFWRPEEPIESIKPEVTSLIRQIIMKKREDL